One window from the genome of Crassostrea angulata isolate pt1a10 chromosome 2, ASM2561291v2, whole genome shotgun sequence encodes:
- the LOC128173637 gene encoding 40S ribosomal protein S27-like — protein sequence MPLAKDLLHPSLEEEKRTCKLKRLVQSPNSYFMDVKCPGCYKITTVFSHAQTVVLCVGCSTVLCQPTGGKARLTEGCSFRKKSH from the exons ATGCCT CTCGCTAAAGATTTACTGCATCCCTCTTTGGAGGAGGAGAAGAGAACATGCAAACTGAAGAGATTGGTCCAAAGTCCAAACAGTTATTTCATGGATGTTAAATGTCCAG GATGCTACAAGATTACCACAGTTTTCAGCCACGCCCAGACGGTGGTGTTATGTGTGGGGTGCTCCACAGTGCTGTGCCAGCCCACCGGGGGGAAAGCCAGACTCACAGAGG GCTGTTCTTTCCGTAAGAAGTCGCACTAG